One Chthoniobacterales bacterium genomic region harbors:
- a CDS encoding M90 family metallopeptidase: MFDAFKKWRRRRFDKEPFPPAWLRILQDRVRYYRLLSSEEQTDLRRLIRVFLAEKRFEGCGGLEITDEIRVTIAAQACILLLNREHDYYSGLHSVLVYPSWYVAPAQFVDPVGVVHEGEQSRLGEAWLRGSIVLAWDEVRQDARDFQDGYNVTFHEFAHQLDQQDGSFDGAPILEKSSHYRSWARVLRKEYDALTRAAERGQETLIDQYGATDPAEFFAVVTEAFFEMPRALNEEHPELYSELKKFYRQDTLARLEKAERR, encoded by the coding sequence GTGTTTGATGCATTCAAAAAATGGCGAAGACGGCGGTTCGATAAAGAGCCGTTCCCGCCCGCTTGGCTCCGCATCTTGCAAGATCGCGTCCGCTACTACCGTCTGCTCTCCAGCGAAGAACAAACCGACTTGCGCAGGCTTATTCGTGTCTTCCTGGCCGAAAAAAGGTTCGAGGGCTGTGGCGGGCTGGAGATCACCGACGAAATCCGGGTCACGATCGCGGCGCAGGCGTGCATTCTTCTGCTAAATCGGGAGCATGACTATTATTCCGGGCTTCATTCGGTCCTGGTTTATCCGAGCTGGTATGTGGCTCCCGCGCAATTCGTCGATCCCGTGGGCGTGGTGCACGAAGGTGAGCAAAGCCGGCTCGGCGAAGCCTGGCTGCGAGGATCGATCGTCCTTGCGTGGGACGAGGTGCGACAGGATGCCCGCGATTTTCAGGATGGCTACAACGTTACCTTCCACGAGTTCGCGCATCAGCTCGACCAGCAGGACGGAAGTTTCGATGGCGCGCCAATTTTGGAGAAGTCTTCCCATTATCGGTCCTGGGCGCGCGTCCTGAGAAAGGAATATGACGCGCTGACTCGGGCGGCGGAGCGCGGGCAGGAAACATTGATCGATCAATATGGCGCGACCGATCCGGCGGAATTCTTTGCCGTCGTCACGGAAGCATTCTTTGAAATGCCGAGGGCTCTGAACGAAGAACATCCGGAGCTGTACTCGGAACTGAAAAAGTTCTACCGTCAGGACACGCTGGCGCGCCTGGAGAAGGCGGAGCGGCGATAA
- a CDS encoding retropepsin-like aspartic protease yields MQAFLRLSLIIAIILSCATWHAPRAHCASSETKLPVEVPLQTGDPLFTLEVMVNGQGPFVFAFDTGAQGDPRIDVSLVEKLKLKSTGQVQATDPSRRNFQASETYKVDSLAVGNLRLTDVTVIGRNFQNSPRPLKVDGVLGLQAFADYLVTLDFPGKKLRLEKGELPKSDGAETLDYKNDAGIALVELAVGDKKIQARLDTGNGIGAFVFPTAFAEKLTFAGEPRVVGRARSATGDMEIKQVQLKETIKLGRHEFPDAMIVYPALGDLGNVGLKTLSGFAVTFDQKNQRLRLIPR; encoded by the coding sequence ATGCAAGCATTCCTCCGCCTTTCTCTCATCATCGCCATCATCCTTTCCTGCGCGACGTGGCATGCGCCCCGGGCCCATTGCGCCAGTTCCGAGACTAAGCTGCCGGTCGAGGTTCCGCTGCAAACCGGCGACCCATTATTCACCCTCGAAGTCATGGTCAACGGCCAGGGACCGTTCGTGTTCGCCTTCGATACCGGCGCGCAGGGCGACCCACGGATCGATGTTTCCCTGGTCGAGAAACTGAAACTCAAATCCACCGGTCAGGTGCAGGCCACCGATCCTTCACGCCGGAATTTCCAGGCTTCCGAGACCTACAAGGTCGATTCCCTTGCCGTCGGCAACCTGCGCCTTACCGATGTCACGGTCATCGGCCGCAACTTTCAAAACTCCCCGCGCCCCCTCAAGGTCGATGGCGTTCTCGGCCTTCAGGCCTTCGCCGATTATCTTGTCACGCTCGACTTCCCCGGCAAAAAACTTCGCCTCGAGAAAGGCGAACTCCCGAAGTCCGACGGCGCCGAGACTCTCGACTACAAGAACGACGCCGGCATCGCCCTGGTCGAATTGGCTGTCGGCGACAAAAAGATCCAGGCGCGCCTCGACACCGGCAACGGGATCGGCGCCTTCGTTTTCCCGACCGCTTTCGCCGAGAAATTGACTTTCGCTGGTGAACCCCGGGTGGTTGGCCGCGCCCGCAGCGCCACCGGCGACATGGAGATCAAGCAGGTCCAGCTTAAAGAGACGATCAAGCTCGGCCGCCACGAATTCCCCGACGCCATGATCGTTTATCCGGCTCTCGGCGATCTCGGGAACGTTGGGCTAAAGACCCTGAGCGGATTTGCGGTGACCTTCGACCAGAAAAACCAGCGTCTCCGCCTCATCCCTCGGTAA
- a CDS encoding DUF3226 domain-containing protein: MSQDPINISSERLLLCEGKTTLLVLGPFCRKMDIQGFQPLDFGSKDNFGNFLKDVTILPGFEAQVHTLAVVRDAEHDAAAAFASVRHALIEVGLPAPNAPGEVAGDDRRVGVFIVPDNADSGMIETLCLRSVASDPAFSCLDEFFECVFQRVGMPPSNMHKARAQAFLATRQKVDYHVGRAADAGVWNFEHEAFAPLEKFLRGLAG; the protein is encoded by the coding sequence ATGTCGCAGGATCCAATCAATATTAGCTCAGAGCGACTTTTGTTGTGCGAGGGGAAGACAACGCTTCTCGTTCTTGGGCCATTCTGCCGGAAGATGGACATTCAAGGTTTCCAACCTCTGGATTTTGGCAGCAAAGACAACTTTGGAAACTTCTTGAAAGACGTTACGATATTGCCGGGGTTCGAGGCTCAAGTTCATACGCTGGCAGTCGTGCGCGATGCCGAACACGATGCCGCTGCCGCCTTCGCTAGCGTTCGTCATGCACTCATCGAGGTCGGCCTTCCGGCCCCAAACGCTCCTGGCGAAGTTGCCGGAGATGATCGTCGGGTTGGCGTCTTTATAGTGCCGGACAATGCGGACTCCGGAATGATTGAAACGCTATGTCTGCGATCAGTGGCTTCGGATCCTGCCTTTTCGTGTCTCGATGAATTCTTTGAATGCGTTTTTCAACGTGTGGGTATGCCGCCGTCGAATATGCATAAGGCGCGCGCGCAGGCGTTCTTGGCGACCCGCCAAAAGGTAGACTATCACGTCGGGCGTGCCGCAGACGCTGGCGTTTGGAATTTTGAACATGAAGCCTTTGCGCCTCTTGAGAAATTTCTTCGCGGTCTTGCAGGGTGA
- a CDS encoding serine hydrolase domain-containing protein, which yields MKRIVTALLAILAAKFLVAVEEPAPSSSTKPEAGLAKELESYFDSLVAENKLSGVVLVARDGKTVASKAAGIANKTTNAPIDLNTKFNLGSMNKMFTAVAIAQLAQAGKLSFNDPVGKHLPDYPNKEVAEKVTIHHLLTHTSGMGSYWGEKFAAQRDKLLTVASYLPLFAAEPLSFPPGEKFQYSNSGFLLLGAIVEKVSGQDYYSYVQEHIFKPAGMNDTGFYEPGKEIPNLAIGYTKMSPQGQPQEEIRDNTNLREVRGGPAGGGFSTAPDLVKFQQALFSSKLLDKTHTELVTTGKVEGPRGMGKYGYGFGDNNSGGKHSVGHNGGAPGIAADLQMFPESGYTAVALMNTDPPALMPVAKAIRERIPAK from the coding sequence ATGAAACGCATCGTTACGGCTCTCCTCGCGATCCTGGCAGCGAAATTTCTGGTCGCGGTCGAGGAGCCGGCTCCCAGCAGTTCGACCAAGCCCGAAGCCGGCCTGGCGAAAGAACTCGAAAGCTACTTCGATTCTTTGGTGGCCGAGAACAAACTCTCCGGCGTGGTTCTGGTGGCCAGGGATGGAAAGACGGTCGCAAGCAAGGCGGCCGGGATCGCCAACAAAACTACCAACGCGCCGATCGACCTGAACACCAAGTTCAACCTCGGGTCGATGAACAAGATGTTCACCGCGGTGGCGATCGCCCAGCTGGCGCAGGCGGGCAAACTTTCGTTCAACGATCCGGTGGGCAAGCATCTGCCTGATTACCCGAACAAGGAAGTCGCGGAGAAGGTAACGATTCACCACCTGCTGACGCATACCTCGGGCATGGGATCGTACTGGGGAGAAAAGTTCGCGGCGCAACGCGACAAGCTCCTCACGGTCGCGTCCTACCTCCCGTTGTTTGCGGCCGAGCCGTTGTCATTTCCTCCCGGCGAAAAATTTCAATACAGCAATTCCGGCTTCCTGCTGCTCGGCGCGATCGTCGAGAAGGTCTCCGGCCAGGATTATTACAGCTACGTCCAGGAACATATTTTCAAGCCGGCCGGAATGAACGACACCGGATTCTACGAGCCTGGAAAGGAAATTCCGAACCTGGCGATTGGCTACACGAAGATGTCTCCGCAGGGACAGCCGCAGGAAGAAATCCGCGATAACACCAACCTGCGCGAGGTCAGAGGGGGTCCGGCGGGCGGCGGTTTTTCCACGGCACCGGACCTGGTGAAGTTCCAGCAGGCGCTCTTCAGCTCCAAACTTCTCGATAAAACGCACACCGAGTTAGTGACTACCGGCAAAGTGGAAGGTCCGCGCGGAATGGGGAAATACGGTTACGGCTTTGGCGACAACAATTCCGGCGGCAAACATAGCGTGGGCCACAACGGCGGCGCTCCCGGCATCGCGGCAGACCTGCAAATGTTTCCGGAATCCGGCTACACGGCCGTGGCGCTGATGAACACCGATCCACCGGCCCTGATGCCGGTGGCCAAAGCGATCCGGGAACGAATTCCGGCAAAGTAA
- a CDS encoding cation acetate symporter yields the protein MTPALGMFLGFVLVTLAITYWAARRSQGAAAFFTASRRITGWQNGVAVAGDYMSAASFLGIAGLIAFSGYDGFMFSVGWLVAYLTVLLVVAEPLRNAGKYTMADVLAYRLNPRPVRAMAAISTITVSTFYMIAQMVGAGALVTLLLGSSHVSYQTAVIGVGVLMIIYVVFGGMLATTWVQIIKAILLMAGTILLSILVVAHFGWSLGNFFDAITRVTYHDKGALVTKNFLEPGLRYTAANHGALDLISLGMALVFGTAGLPHILVRFYTVPDAKTARVSVVWAMVLIGSFYIMTTFLGFGAATIVGRDFIASHGGNNMSAPLLAQALAGDVFFAFIAAIAFATILAVVAGLTISASTSFAHDFYTAVIHKGTERRPGEEVRVARITAFVVGAVAIGIAILLGKDANVAFLVALAFAVAASANLPVIVLSLFWKRFNTTGAVLGLATGLVASLALIIISPSIMKIDPPGTAAAARHLIQHAPIFPLENPGILSIPLGFLGAILGTFLQRREPGAEARFAELSVRANTGLGAEKATPE from the coding sequence ATGACACCAGCACTCGGAATGTTCCTGGGCTTCGTGCTGGTGACGCTCGCCATCACTTACTGGGCCGCCCGGCGATCGCAGGGCGCGGCTGCCTTCTTCACCGCCAGCCGCCGCATCACTGGCTGGCAGAATGGCGTGGCCGTGGCCGGCGATTACATGAGCGCGGCCTCATTCCTCGGCATCGCGGGCTTGATCGCCTTCTCCGGTTATGACGGATTCATGTTCTCGGTGGGATGGCTTGTCGCCTATCTCACCGTGCTGCTCGTGGTGGCGGAACCGCTGCGCAACGCCGGCAAGTACACGATGGCGGACGTTCTCGCTTATCGGCTGAACCCGCGTCCGGTCCGCGCGATGGCGGCAATCAGCACGATCACGGTGAGCACCTTTTACATGATCGCCCAAATGGTGGGCGCGGGCGCTCTCGTCACGCTGCTCCTCGGCAGCTCGCACGTCAGCTACCAGACAGCGGTGATCGGCGTTGGCGTGCTGATGATTATCTATGTCGTCTTCGGTGGGATGCTGGCGACGACCTGGGTGCAGATCATCAAGGCGATTCTGCTCATGGCGGGAACGATTTTGCTCAGCATTCTCGTGGTGGCGCACTTTGGCTGGAGCCTCGGGAACTTTTTCGACGCCATAACGCGCGTCACTTATCACGATAAAGGCGCCCTGGTGACGAAGAATTTTCTGGAGCCGGGCCTGCGATACACCGCCGCGAATCACGGCGCGCTCGATCTTATCTCCCTCGGAATGGCTCTGGTTTTTGGAACCGCCGGATTGCCTCACATCCTGGTCCGTTTTTACACGGTCCCCGACGCGAAGACGGCGCGCGTCAGCGTGGTTTGGGCGATGGTCTTGATCGGCAGCTTCTACATCATGACGACGTTTCTCGGCTTCGGCGCCGCGACGATTGTGGGACGCGATTTCATTGCGAGCCATGGCGGGAACAACATGAGCGCTCCGCTCCTGGCCCAGGCCCTGGCGGGAGATGTATTTTTCGCCTTCATCGCCGCGATCGCCTTCGCCACGATCCTCGCCGTGGTCGCGGGCCTGACGATTAGCGCTTCGACTTCGTTCGCTCACGATTTTTACACGGCGGTGATCCACAAGGGAACCGAACGCCGGCCCGGTGAGGAAGTGCGCGTGGCCCGGATCACCGCCTTTGTCGTCGGGGCGGTCGCGATCGGGATCGCAATCCTGCTCGGGAAGGATGCAAACGTCGCGTTCCTGGTGGCGCTCGCTTTTGCCGTGGCAGCTTCGGCGAATTTGCCGGTAATCGTGCTCTCGCTTTTCTGGAAACGCTTCAACACCACCGGCGCGGTCCTGGGGCTGGCGACGGGATTGGTCGCCTCGCTGGCGCTCATCATCATCAGCCCGAGCATCATGAAGATCGACCCGCCGGGAACGGCAGCCGCGGCCCGTCATCTCATTCAGCACGCGCCGATTTTTCCGCTGGAGAATCCTGGTATCCTGAGCATCCCGCTCGGATTTCTCGGAGCAATCCTGGGCACTTTCCTGCAACGCCGTGAGCCGGGCGCGGAAGCGAGGTTCGCGGAGTTGAGCGTGCGCGCGAATACCGGCCTCGGCGCGGAAAAGGCCACGCCAGAATAG
- a CDS encoding DUF1330 domain-containing protein, translating into MPAYVIVEIEVTDPVGYEEYKKQAAATITAQGGRYIVRGGKTEVLEGDWQPKRLVVLEFPSMERAKTWLNCEEYREPRKLRQRTAKTNMILVDGI; encoded by the coding sequence ATGCCTGCTTACGTAATCGTTGAAATCGAAGTGACCGATCCGGTCGGTTACGAGGAGTACAAAAAACAAGCGGCCGCGACGATCACTGCCCAGGGTGGCAGGTACATCGTTCGGGGCGGCAAGACCGAAGTGCTCGAGGGCGATTGGCAACCGAAACGGCTCGTCGTGCTGGAATTTCCGTCGATGGAACGCGCGAAAACGTGGCTGAACTGCGAAGAATACCGCGAGCCCCGCAAGCTGCGGCAGCGCACCGCCAAGACGAACATGATCTTGGTGGACGGGATCTAG
- a CDS encoding AAA family ATPase: MITSLSVQSFRGFKELHIPKLARVNLIGGVNNAGKTALLEAIYLLTERDPARLNSLPHLFRPASGVNDDRYFWQWLANDKNDKRETVIAGPVGNVLRRVLWRVASHLPFEGQAIFQHAGRQLILPLIPREPLDDWPKPEVFSPAPTKPIEDAQIYIRAAKMATDGEERIESLLREIEPRLKRVRAFPDEQTNQPLIHVGLNRGEALPSNQLGQGFNRLLRIYSSLLCAEAKIFLIDEIETGLHHSALPMFWRGLAAMARQEDVQVFATSHSREAIFDAHRIFLDQPEYDFAYHRLERVDGDIRAVTYEKDRLDGADDRNFEVR, encoded by the coding sequence GTGATTACGTCATTGAGCGTCCAAAGTTTCCGCGGATTTAAGGAGCTGCACATTCCCAAGCTGGCGCGAGTCAACTTGATTGGCGGCGTTAACAACGCAGGAAAGACCGCTCTTCTCGAGGCCATTTATTTGCTTACCGAGAGAGACCCTGCCCGCCTTAACTCGCTACCGCATCTTTTCCGCCCTGCGTCTGGCGTAAACGATGATCGATATTTTTGGCAATGGCTAGCGAACGACAAGAATGACAAGCGAGAAACGGTGATTGCAGGTCCCGTGGGGAATGTGCTTCGTCGTGTCCTCTGGCGGGTGGCCTCTCACCTTCCGTTCGAAGGTCAGGCGATCTTCCAACACGCCGGCAGGCAATTAATTCTTCCGCTGATTCCGAGGGAACCGTTGGATGATTGGCCCAAGCCAGAAGTGTTTTCTCCGGCACCGACTAAACCAATTGAAGATGCTCAAATTTACATTAGGGCGGCGAAGATGGCTACGGATGGCGAGGAGCGCATCGAATCATTGTTGCGAGAAATCGAACCGCGTCTTAAGCGAGTCCGAGCATTCCCTGACGAGCAAACGAATCAGCCGCTTATCCATGTCGGACTCAATCGCGGCGAAGCGCTTCCTTCGAATCAATTGGGGCAAGGATTTAATCGACTATTGCGGATCTATTCCTCCCTATTATGTGCGGAGGCCAAGATATTCCTGATCGATGAAATAGAAACAGGACTTCACCATAGCGCGCTTCCAATGTTTTGGAGGGGGTTGGCAGCAATGGCGCGACAGGAAGACGTGCAGGTTTTTGCGACCTCGCATAGCCGCGAAGCGATCTTTGATGCACACCGCATTTTCTTAGATCAGCCGGAATATGATTTCGCCTATCATCGTCTCGAACGTGTTGACGGCGACATTCGCGCGGTTACCTACGAAAAAGACCGATTGGATGGCGCCGACGACCGTAATTTTGAAGTCCGTTGA
- a CDS encoding PDZ domain-containing protein, protein MKTKTVSIIAALALLPIAGFAQSPPVPPVPPVPPVPPVPPSHRDRDKDKDRPMVPVTFLGVETSSVPRVVSEQLGLQKGFGLVVDYVVPDGPAAAAGVQQNDILKMFNDQILMDPDQLSKLVRSLQEGTNVTLTILRKNAETKVTVKLGKKEIRQRDHDYGMFNMNMDEFNEKMKDFNEKMKDFHVDVSNTNFGPDIRETVRNAQREAARATAEARAEARRARDEARRNAREMRLYSRDKGALKSTTIDLGKATIVFADDKGELKLETVAGKKILTAKDPQGRLLFSGPVDSKEEIDKMPPEVRKRFDLLDQSHLPVVGPNTFVDNEDNDDIEINVDGDNDNDNNDADDNDNDNDEDNTKVDVSGVTVQQVSMQHCPRLLRHLNVVKI, encoded by the coding sequence ATGAAAACAAAAACAGTATCAATCATCGCAGCTCTCGCGCTGCTTCCTATTGCCGGGTTTGCCCAGTCCCCACCGGTGCCGCCAGTTCCACCAGTTCCACCGGTCCCACCGGTTCCGCCGAGCCATCGCGACAGGGACAAAGACAAGGACCGCCCGATGGTCCCCGTCACCTTCCTCGGAGTCGAAACCTCGAGTGTGCCCCGGGTGGTGAGCGAGCAGCTCGGGTTGCAGAAAGGCTTCGGCCTGGTGGTCGACTACGTGGTTCCAGATGGACCGGCCGCAGCCGCGGGCGTGCAGCAGAACGACATCCTCAAGATGTTTAACGACCAGATCCTGATGGATCCCGATCAGCTCAGCAAATTGGTTCGCAGCCTCCAGGAAGGGACAAATGTGACCCTGACCATCCTGCGCAAGAACGCCGAGACCAAGGTCACGGTGAAGCTGGGCAAGAAGGAAATCCGCCAGCGCGACCACGACTACGGCATGTTCAATATGAACATGGATGAGTTCAACGAGAAGATGAAAGACTTCAATGAGAAGATGAAGGACTTCCACGTCGACGTGAGTAACACGAACTTCGGTCCGGATATCCGCGAGACGGTTCGGAATGCGCAGCGGGAAGCGGCGCGGGCCACCGCCGAAGCGCGCGCCGAGGCCCGGCGCGCCCGGGATGAAGCGCGCCGAAACGCGCGGGAGATGCGCCTGTATAGTCGCGACAAAGGCGCCCTGAAATCGACCACTATCGACCTGGGCAAGGCGACGATCGTGTTTGCGGACGACAAAGGCGAGCTAAAGCTCGAGACCGTCGCGGGCAAAAAGATCCTGACCGCCAAAGATCCCCAGGGCCGGTTGCTCTTCAGCGGGCCGGTCGATTCGAAGGAAGAGATCGACAAAATGCCTCCGGAAGTTCGCAAGCGTTTCGATCTGCTCGACCAGAGCCATCTGCCGGTGGTTGGGCCGAACACCTTCGTTGATAACGAAGACAACGACGACATCGAGATCAACGTCGATGGCGATAATGATAATGATAACAACGACGCCGACGACAACGATAACGACAACGATGAGGACAACACGAAGGTCGATGTCTCAGGCGTGACCGTGCAGCAGGTCTCCATGCAACATTGCCCGCGTTTGCTTCGCCATCTCAACGTCGTCAAGATCTAA
- a CDS encoding DUF485 domain-containing protein — protein sequence MAADDRKTPSDPTPIVAAPTDVAPLTHQGSKPPHERTADEEMDVVNWEGLAASERFRNLLKAKRRFIIPAMIFFVVYYFALPALIGYAKPFMEKRVLGPVNLAYLFALSQFFVAWIIAALYVRAAARFDKMAAEVVAGEDDRGSAS from the coding sequence ATGGCGGCTGACGATCGAAAGACCCCGAGCGACCCCACTCCGATCGTCGCGGCGCCCACTGACGTCGCCCCCTTGACGCACCAGGGGTCGAAGCCGCCCCACGAACGCACCGCCGACGAGGAGATGGACGTGGTCAACTGGGAGGGACTCGCGGCCAGCGAGCGGTTTCGGAATCTGCTCAAGGCCAAGCGCCGGTTCATCATTCCGGCGATGATCTTTTTCGTTGTCTATTACTTTGCGTTGCCCGCGCTGATTGGTTACGCCAAACCGTTCATGGAAAAGCGGGTGCTTGGGCCGGTAAACCTCGCCTATCTCTTTGCGCTTTCGCAGTTTTTCGTCGCCTGGATTATCGCGGCTCTCTACGTTCGCGCCGCGGCCAGGTTCGACAAGATGGCGGCTGAGGTCGTGGCGGGGGAGGATGATCGCGGCTCTGCCTCGTAA
- a CDS encoding GNAT family N-acetyltransferase, protein MNLRRGTVADARPIAELIASFQSELTVDPAGVGAEQYLASVSEHAERRYLESPRYSFIVAEESGTVAGFIAIRDNTHLFHLFVARPFHRHRLARRLWHEARQEALHRGNPGEFTVNSSLNAIAVYKAFGFVPSGPVTTAHGISFLPMRLSPSEA, encoded by the coding sequence GTGAATCTTCGCCGAGGCACCGTCGCTGATGCTCGCCCGATTGCCGAGTTGATCGCCAGCTTCCAGTCCGAGCTAACCGTCGATCCCGCTGGAGTGGGAGCTGAGCAGTATCTAGCCTCTGTCTCCGAGCACGCTGAGCGTCGATACCTCGAGTCACCAAGATATTCCTTCATCGTCGCGGAGGAGAGCGGCACGGTCGCAGGATTCATTGCCATCCGCGACAACACTCACCTTTTTCACTTGTTCGTAGCCCGGCCGTTCCACCGCCATAGACTTGCCCGCCGGTTGTGGCACGAAGCGCGACAGGAAGCACTCCACCGCGGGAATCCAGGCGAGTTCACCGTAAACTCGAGCTTGAACGCAATCGCGGTCTACAAGGCGTTTGGTTTCGTGCCGTCCGGCCCGGTCACCACCGCGCACGGCATATCATTCCTGCCAATGCGGCTGTCGCCGTCCGAAGCCTGA
- a CDS encoding sigma-70 family RNA polymerase sigma factor, protein MEDVVTHEEDWKVCFAELGPGLVLFARQFVRSIADAEDIVQEAFVRFWRKQHSIENRGLLYATVRSVALDLLRRDSRRARREAAASADMEQITEPQFDFDDGSQRELSAALDLLPVEQREVLVMKIWNELTFAEIGAALAISQNTAASRYRYALASLKKNFVAHE, encoded by the coding sequence ATGGAAGATGTCGTCACTCATGAAGAAGATTGGAAAGTCTGTTTCGCGGAACTGGGGCCGGGCCTTGTCCTGTTTGCCCGCCAGTTTGTCCGCTCGATCGCAGACGCCGAGGACATCGTCCAGGAAGCTTTCGTCCGATTCTGGCGAAAACAGCATTCGATCGAAAATCGCGGACTGCTTTACGCCACGGTCCGCTCAGTCGCGCTCGATCTCCTGCGCCGCGACAGCCGCCGGGCCCGGCGCGAAGCAGCTGCTTCGGCCGACATGGAGCAAATCACCGAGCCGCAATTTGATTTCGATGATGGCTCCCAGCGCGAGCTGTCCGCAGCCCTCGATCTTTTGCCCGTCGAGCAACGGGAGGTGCTGGTCATGAAAATCTGGAACGAATTGACCTTCGCCGAGATCGGCGCCGCCCTCGCAATTTCACAGAACACCGCCGCCTCGCGTTATCGCTACGCACTGGCCTCGCTCAAGAAAAACTTTGTCGCCCATGAATGA
- a CDS encoding PHP domain-containing protein → MAFNIDLHTHTFFSGDGVSSPEENIAAAREKGLHGFAITDHNTCDAITYLLEKGLMREDGLPVDDFLIIPGVEVTTAEGHLLCLGVTLPYLKGTPAREVCEIIHERGGLAIPPHPYDLFRAGIRFPVLETLPIDALEVFNAATTLRRYNRYAFKYAQLRGLPMTASSDAHHSEAIGTAYTILNTSDFSVQGVLAQLVKSNELNQHYLTPRDSVRKTWNNWMRLRRRKKLPAASTENGG, encoded by the coding sequence GTGGCCTTCAACATCGACCTTCATACCCATACGTTCTTTTCCGGCGATGGCGTCTCGAGCCCGGAGGAGAATATCGCCGCCGCGCGGGAGAAAGGTCTGCACGGTTTCGCGATCACCGATCACAACACCTGCGACGCGATTACCTACCTCCTCGAAAAAGGCCTCATGCGTGAGGATGGATTGCCGGTGGACGATTTTCTCATCATCCCCGGCGTGGAAGTCACGACCGCGGAAGGTCATCTCCTCTGCCTCGGCGTCACCCTTCCCTATTTGAAGGGCACCCCGGCGCGCGAAGTTTGCGAAATCATTCACGAACGGGGCGGCCTCGCCATTCCTCCTCACCCCTACGACCTCTTTCGCGCCGGGATTCGTTTTCCCGTGCTGGAAACGTTGCCGATCGATGCCCTGGAAGTTTTCAACGCCGCTACCACCCTGCGGCGCTACAATCGCTATGCCTTTAAGTATGCCCAATTGCGCGGCCTGCCGATGACGGCCTCCAGCGATGCCCACCACTCGGAAGCGATCGGCACCGCTTACACAATCTTGAATACGAGCGATTTCTCCGTGCAGGGGGTCCTCGCTCAGCTCGTGAAAAGCAACGAGCTCAATCAACATTACCTCACGCCCCGGGACAGTGTGCGCAAGACCTGGAACAACTGGATGCGGTTACGGCGCCGGAAAAAATTGCCGGCCGCCTCAACCGAGAACGGCGGCTAG